The following coding sequences are from one Mycolicibacterium aichiense window:
- a CDS encoding carboxymuconolactone decarboxylase family protein, producing MRLTPLPAEQWDDEVQLALKGMVPRDRQNPEGAGTALSTLVRHPDLAKAYLGFNVYLLFRSTLPARLREVAVLRVAYRRDCTYEWAHHVEMAKAEGLTDDDVEAIRSGGAIDELDRLVVEATDELEEKSNLTDETWAALGNHLTERQRMDFVFTVGAYGMLAMAFNTFGVQLENER from the coding sequence ATGCGTCTGACACCGCTACCTGCGGAGCAGTGGGACGACGAGGTCCAGCTCGCGCTCAAGGGCATGGTGCCGCGCGACCGGCAGAACCCCGAGGGCGCCGGCACAGCACTGTCGACTCTCGTTCGCCACCCCGACCTGGCCAAGGCGTACCTCGGCTTCAACGTTTATCTACTGTTCCGCTCCACGCTGCCGGCCCGGCTGCGTGAGGTCGCGGTCCTGCGGGTGGCGTATCGCCGGGATTGCACCTACGAGTGGGCCCACCACGTCGAGATGGCCAAGGCGGAAGGGCTGACCGACGACGACGTCGAGGCCATCCGCAGCGGCGGGGCCATCGACGAGCTCGACCGGCTGGTCGTAGAGGCCACCGACGAGCTCGAGGAGAAATCGAATCTCACCGACGAAACCTGGGCCGCGCTCGGCAACCATCTCACCGAGCGTCAGCGCATGGACTTCGTCTTCACCGTCGGCGCCTACGGCATGTTGGCGATGGCGTTCAACACTTTCGGCGTACAGCTCGAGAACGAAAGGTAA